Proteins from a genomic interval of Leifsonia shinshuensis:
- a CDS encoding SCO4226 family nickel-binding protein: MSRFMDVHDGFVGVTEDQLAEAHAADLAVEGEEGVHFETAWLDPESGKVFCLSTGPSKEAVMRVHEKAGHPTDQVYAVDIVV, encoded by the coding sequence ATGTCACGATTCATGGACGTTCACGACGGATTCGTCGGCGTCACGGAGGACCAGCTGGCCGAGGCGCACGCCGCCGACCTCGCGGTCGAGGGCGAGGAGGGAGTGCACTTCGAGACCGCGTGGCTGGACCCGGAGAGCGGCAAGGTGTTCTGCCTGTCGACCGGGCCGTCGAAGGAGGCGGTGATGCGCGTGCACGAGAAGGCGGGGCACCCGACCGACCAGGTCTACGCGGTCGACATCGTGGTCTGA